A window of the Streptomyces sp. NBC_01351 genome harbors these coding sequences:
- the glgB gene encoding 1,4-alpha-glucan branching enzyme, whose amino-acid sequence MSAARQPSPTVRDESAAPVPAAAKKAARPPRARRAAPPHGVRQAPALGGEERARLLEGRHHDPHSVLGARTQRGGVAFRVLRPYAKAVTIVAKGLRAELFDEGDGLFAGLLPLTGVPEYRLLVTYDSDEIEVHDPYRFLPAIGELDLHLIGEGRHEQLWKALGAEPMEHQGVAGTRFTVWAPNAQGVRLTGDFSYWDSVAYPMRSLGSTGVWELFLPGVGVGALYKYDVTRPDGSHTLRADPMARSAEVPPANASVVTASRYAWQDAEWMERRGARPPHQAPFSVYEVHLASWRPGLSYRQLAEQLPAYVKELGFTHVELMPVAEHPFGGSWGYQVTGFYAPTSRMGSPDDFRLLVDALHRAGIGVIVDWVPAHFPRDDWALAEFDGRPLYEHHDPQRAAHPDWGTLEFDYGRKEVRNFLVANAVYWCEEFHVDGLRVDAVASMLYLDYSRSEGQWTPNEHGGRENLDAVAFLQEMNATVYRRCPGVVTIAEESTAWEGVTRPTDAGGLGFGLKWNMGWMHDTLRYMSKESVHRKYHHHDMTFGMIYAFSENYVLPISHDEVVHGKGSLVSKMPGEDWWQKRAAHRAYLGFMWAHPGKQLLFMGQEFAQGSEWSEVYGPDWWLLDDSYAAAGDHRGVRSLVRDLNRTYTAAPALWERDTVPEGFAWVEADAAEDNVFAFLRYAQDGSQLLAVSNFSPVVRHGYRIGVPEEVPLWREVLNTDQELYGGSGVHHARALRPEPVPAQGRPASLRLTLPPLATLWLRP is encoded by the coding sequence GTGAGCGCCGCACGACAGCCGTCACCGACCGTCCGCGACGAATCCGCCGCACCCGTACCGGCGGCGGCGAAGAAGGCGGCCCGCCCCCCGCGGGCCCGCCGCGCCGCCCCTCCGCACGGGGTCCGGCAGGCGCCCGCGCTCGGCGGTGAGGAACGGGCCCGGCTGCTGGAGGGCCGCCACCACGATCCGCACTCCGTGCTCGGCGCCCGTACCCAGCGGGGCGGGGTGGCCTTCCGCGTGCTGCGCCCCTACGCCAAGGCGGTGACCATCGTCGCCAAGGGGCTGCGCGCCGAGCTGTTCGACGAGGGCGACGGGCTGTTCGCCGGGCTCCTGCCGCTGACCGGGGTGCCGGAGTACCGGCTGCTGGTCACGTACGACAGCGACGAGATCGAGGTGCACGACCCCTACCGCTTCCTGCCCGCGATCGGCGAGCTGGACCTGCACCTGATCGGCGAGGGCCGGCACGAGCAGCTGTGGAAGGCGCTGGGCGCCGAGCCGATGGAGCACCAGGGCGTGGCCGGCACCCGGTTCACGGTGTGGGCGCCGAACGCCCAGGGGGTCAGGCTCACCGGGGACTTCTCGTACTGGGACTCCGTCGCCTATCCGATGCGCTCGCTGGGCTCCACGGGCGTGTGGGAGCTGTTCCTGCCGGGTGTGGGCGTGGGCGCGCTGTACAAGTACGACGTCACCCGCCCCGACGGCAGCCACACCCTGCGTGCCGACCCGATGGCCCGCTCGGCGGAGGTGCCCCCGGCGAACGCCTCGGTGGTCACCGCCTCCCGGTACGCGTGGCAGGACGCCGAGTGGATGGAGCGGCGCGGGGCCCGGCCGCCGCACCAGGCGCCGTTCTCGGTGTACGAGGTGCACCTGGCGTCCTGGCGGCCGGGGCTCTCGTACCGGCAGCTGGCGGAGCAGCTCCCGGCGTACGTGAAGGAGCTGGGCTTCACGCACGTGGAGCTGATGCCGGTGGCGGAGCATCCCTTCGGCGGCTCGTGGGGCTACCAGGTCACCGGCTTCTACGCGCCGACCTCGCGGATGGGCTCCCCGGACGATTTCCGCCTGCTGGTGGACGCTCTGCACCGGGCGGGGATCGGGGTGATCGTCGACTGGGTGCCGGCGCACTTCCCGCGCGACGACTGGGCGCTGGCCGAGTTCGACGGCCGGCCGCTGTACGAGCACCACGACCCGCAGCGGGCCGCGCACCCGGACTGGGGGACGCTGGAGTTCGACTACGGCCGCAAGGAGGTCCGCAACTTCCTCGTCGCCAACGCCGTGTACTGGTGCGAGGAGTTCCACGTCGACGGACTGCGCGTGGACGCGGTCGCCTCGATGCTCTACCTCGACTACTCGCGCTCCGAGGGCCAGTGGACGCCCAACGAGCACGGCGGGCGGGAGAACCTGGACGCGGTGGCGTTCCTCCAGGAGATGAACGCCACCGTCTACCGGCGCTGCCCGGGCGTGGTGACGATCGCCGAGGAGTCCACGGCCTGGGAGGGCGTGACGCGGCCGACGGACGCGGGCGGGCTGGGCTTCGGGCTGAAGTGGAACATGGGCTGGATGCACGACACCCTGCGCTACATGTCGAAGGAGTCGGTGCACCGCAAGTACCACCACCACGACATGACCTTCGGGATGATCTACGCCTTCAGCGAGAACTACGTGCTGCCGATCTCGCACGACGAGGTGGTGCACGGCAAGGGCTCGCTGGTGTCGAAGATGCCCGGTGAGGACTGGTGGCAGAAGCGGGCCGCGCACCGGGCGTACCTGGGCTTCATGTGGGCCCACCCGGGCAAGCAGCTGTTGTTCATGGGGCAGGAGTTCGCGCAGGGTTCGGAGTGGTCGGAGGTGTACGGGCCGGACTGGTGGCTGCTGGACGACTCGTACGCGGCGGCCGGCGACCACCGGGGCGTACGGAGCCTCGTGCGCGATCTGAACCGTACGTACACGGCGGCGCCCGCCCTGTGGGAGCGGGACACCGTGCCGGAGGGCTTCGCCTGGGTGGAGGCGGACGCGGCGGAGGACAACGTCTTCGCCTTCCTGCGGTACGCGCAGGACGGCTCGCAGCTCCTCGCGGTGTCGAACTTCTCGCCGGTGGTCCGGCACGGGTACCGCATCGGGGTGCCGGAGGAGGTACCGCTGTGGCGGGAGGTGCTCAACACCGACCAGGAGCTCTACGGCGGCAGCGGCGTCCACCACGCGCGGGCGCTGCGGCCCGAGCCGGTGCCGGCGCAGGGGCGCCCGGCCAGCCTGCGCCTGACGCTCCCGCCCCTGGCCACCCTCTGGCTCAGGCCGTAG
- a CDS encoding thioredoxin family protein encodes MIHAQGVPEVTDADFGAEVLEERGRPVLVEFTADWCPPCRQLAPVLSAVAAEEADRLKVVQIDVDGNPESVARYGVLSMPTMLVFRDGEPVKQLVGLRAKRKLLQELEDELAAVATA; translated from the coding sequence ATGATCCACGCCCAGGGTGTGCCCGAGGTGACCGACGCCGACTTCGGGGCCGAGGTGCTGGAGGAGCGGGGGCGGCCCGTCCTCGTGGAGTTCACCGCGGACTGGTGCCCTCCGTGCCGGCAGCTCGCCCCCGTGCTCTCCGCGGTGGCCGCCGAGGAGGCCGACCGGCTCAAGGTCGTGCAGATCGACGTGGACGGCAACCCCGAGTCCGTCGCCCGGTACGGGGTGCTGTCCATGCCGACCATGCTCGTGTTCCGCGACGGCGAGCCCGTCAAGCAGCTGGTCGGCCTGCGCGCCAAGCGCAAGCTGCTCCAGGAGCTGGAGGACGAGCTCGCGGCCGTCGCTACGGCCTGA
- a CDS encoding MerR family transcriptional regulator, translating to MRIGELAERAGTSTRTLRYYESRGLLPARRNGNGYRTYDEDDLRLLRQIRMLQDFGFELEETRPFVDCLRAGHPAGDACPASLAVYRRKVAEMDALIGQLVDAREQVARQLAEAEAAAGEYAVPRCEMTT from the coding sequence ATGCGAATCGGCGAACTGGCGGAGCGGGCCGGAACCAGCACGCGGACCCTGCGCTACTACGAATCCCGGGGGCTGCTGCCCGCGCGGCGCAACGGCAACGGCTACCGCACCTACGACGAGGACGACCTGCGGCTGCTGCGCCAGATCCGGATGCTCCAGGACTTCGGATTCGAGCTGGAGGAGACCCGGCCCTTCGTGGACTGCCTGCGGGCCGGGCACCCCGCCGGGGACGCCTGCCCCGCCTCGCTCGCCGTCTACCGCCGCAAGGTCGCCGAGATGGACGCGCTGATCGGGCAGCTGGTGGACGCGCGGGAGCAGGTCGCCCGGCAGCTGGCCGAGGCCGAAGCGGCCGCCGGGGAGTACGCCGTGCCGCGCTGCGAGATGACCACGTGA
- a CDS encoding XRE family transcriptional regulator: protein MCPVHSSPPFNAPAARRLRAALGMAPGHVAYGLHAQYGLVVAPETVMAWERGEISPTSAELTALAGVLWCSPGELLAEPVTLREHRIARGLAPEELARRVGVEPGAYQKMEDAGRWKGNERQSAALAMVLGLTLRQFLTATGKNEELADVLRSAVTTRWQAYVKPLGKLLPIPKAHLERMLEQLHGDYQSKMVATLSWGGGVGEAGTGDSGREFLAEIVDRFWQLAGGAA from the coding sequence GTGTGCCCTGTGCACTCCAGCCCACCTTTCAATGCCCCCGCCGCGCGTCGCCTGCGCGCGGCCCTGGGCATGGCACCCGGTCACGTCGCCTACGGCCTTCACGCCCAGTACGGACTCGTCGTCGCGCCCGAGACCGTGATGGCCTGGGAGCGTGGCGAAATATCGCCTACGTCCGCCGAGCTCACCGCGCTCGCCGGCGTCCTGTGGTGCTCTCCCGGGGAGCTGCTCGCCGAGCCGGTCACCCTGCGGGAACACCGCATCGCCCGGGGGCTCGCCCCCGAGGAACTGGCCCGGCGGGTCGGTGTGGAGCCGGGTGCCTACCAGAAGATGGAGGACGCCGGGCGCTGGAAGGGCAACGAGCGGCAGTCCGCCGCGCTGGCGATGGTGCTGGGGTTGACCCTGCGCCAGTTCCTGACGGCGACCGGCAAGAACGAGGAGCTGGCCGACGTCCTGCGCAGCGCGGTGACCACGCGCTGGCAGGCGTACGTGAAGCCGCTGGGCAAACTGCTGCCGATCCCCAAGGCCCACTTGGAGCGGATGCTGGAGCAGTTGCACGGGGACTACCAGTCGAAGATGGTGGCGACGCTCAGCTGGGGCGGCGGTGTGGGCGAGGCCGGCACCGGGGATTCGGGGCGGGAGTTCCTCGCCGAGATCGTGGACCGCTTCTGGCAGCTCGCCGGCGGTGCGGCGTAG
- a CDS encoding ATP-dependent 6-phosphofructokinase, with product MRIGVLTAGGDCPGLNAVIRSVVHRALVGHGDEVIGFEDGFKGLLDGNFRPLDINAVSGILARGGTILGSARMERARLHEAAENAQELAKRYGIDALIPIGGEGTLTAARMLSDAGMPVVGVPKTIDNDISSTDRTFGFDTAVMVATEAIDRLKTTAESHQRVMVVEVMGRHAGWIALESGMAGGAHGICLPERPFEVDALVKMVEERFARGKKFAVVCVAEGAHPAEGSMPYEKGAIDQYGHERFAGIGNRLAVELERRLGKEARPVILGHVQRGGTPTAYDRVLATRFGWHAVEAVHRGEYGNMTALRGTDIVMAPLASAVTELKTVPENRVYEAESVF from the coding sequence ATGCGTATCGGAGTTCTCACCGCAGGCGGCGACTGCCCGGGCCTCAACGCTGTCATCCGGTCGGTCGTACACCGAGCCCTGGTCGGCCACGGGGACGAGGTCATCGGCTTTGAAGACGGTTTCAAGGGCCTCCTCGACGGCAACTTCCGCCCCCTCGACATCAATGCCGTCAGCGGCATTCTCGCCCGCGGCGGCACCATCCTCGGCTCGGCCCGCATGGAGCGCGCACGTCTTCACGAAGCCGCCGAGAACGCGCAGGAACTGGCGAAGCGCTACGGCATCGACGCCCTCATCCCGATCGGCGGCGAGGGCACCCTGACCGCCGCCCGGATGCTGTCGGACGCCGGAATGCCGGTGGTCGGCGTGCCGAAGACCATCGACAACGACATCTCCTCCACCGACCGCACCTTCGGCTTCGACACCGCCGTCATGGTGGCCACCGAGGCCATCGACCGCCTGAAGACCACCGCCGAATCGCACCAGCGCGTGATGGTCGTCGAGGTCATGGGCCGGCACGCCGGCTGGATCGCCCTGGAGTCCGGCATGGCCGGCGGCGCCCACGGGATCTGCCTGCCGGAGCGCCCCTTCGAGGTGGACGCCCTGGTGAAGATGGTGGAGGAACGGTTCGCCCGAGGGAAGAAGTTCGCCGTCGTCTGCGTCGCCGAGGGTGCGCACCCCGCCGAGGGCTCCATGCCGTACGAGAAGGGCGCCATCGACCAGTACGGTCACGAGCGCTTCGCCGGCATCGGCAACCGCCTCGCCGTCGAACTGGAGAGGCGCCTGGGCAAGGAGGCCCGCCCGGTCATCCTCGGCCACGTCCAGCGCGGCGGCACCCCCACCGCCTACGACCGCGTCCTCGCGACCCGCTTCGGCTGGCACGCCGTCGAGGCCGTCCACCGCGGCGAGTACGGCAACATGACCGCCCTGCGCGGCACCGACATCGTGATGGCCCCGCTGGCCTCCGCCGTCACGGAACTCAAGACGGTCCCCGAGAACCGCGTGTACGAGGCCGAATCGGTCTTCTGA